A part of Aspergillus flavus chromosome 1, complete sequence genomic DNA contains:
- a CDS encoding heterokaryon incompatibility protein-domain-containing protein produces the protein MWQKVFGHSQNKPMGMSQYTYRPLAKGTTKIRLLRLLPHENKAARVECELIEYTLTDSVGQHPYEALSYVWGRGGGPQSILIDGRAFRVTQNLHSVLLRLRNHSVVRLLWIDAICINQKDDREKSHQIQLMRKIYGEAWRVIVWLGEEADQSSEALEAIRKAAEDASVDDLPKSYSRDSPDREKHLPSSLALVQRPWFQRIWVLQEVALARDIIVMCGPVEMNGYAFISGLQSLEVLRTAHPKLQGLVQSAYYLIKDAVFRPSYRFNTRGTLSIGELIDMYHTRHASCLHDKVYALLGMCSDDPNTDALRPNYQLPWNKVFERVIKHIISPDISVKTWPDREAAIIRGRGYMLGIIKSVAMPGSRYDRQEVKVLFRDTVEALYLYMTSGVQWLLQTPAEPIRAGDIVCLLQGASAPTIVRISDSGLRIVMSSVVPRHKAIHDTSGWVPEGLPSEASVLHDLVLQWDWAPTLDGLQEKDRATVSRERHNSQTSIWKSHHEDGLHNPFVLHDILTIAIPSRYNVQTSDVCGIGGAPDGASAMKALLDQAGYILPITEDIVRRAADHQDLGTELLKILFEHKGNALPVTEQVVRAAAGNPEGYFVMTLLFKQKGDSLPITEEVVKAAVGNTGYGGSIWEIIFKEKGDALVITESIVEAAAGNRKEGASIMRYLFKLKKSLPITEAVLIAAATNPGPDAASSILRIILENSGGKLPLTEGVIKAVAANSSRIRASILLQLMTQKGDEQQHRALDLSTMQRLFQNLTESI, from the exons ATGTGGCAGAAAGTGTTTGGTCACTCACAAAATAAGCCCATGGGCATGTCCCAATACACCTATCGCCCGCTGGCTAAGGGCACCACCAAGATCCGCCTCCTCCGTCTATTACCGCACGAAAATAAGGCTGCCCGCGTGGAATGCGAACTCATCGAATACACTCTGACAGATTCCGTCGGGCAGCACCCGTACGAAGCCCTATCTTATGTATGGGGTAGAGGGGGCGGGCCACAGTCTATTTTGATAGACGGTAGAGCCTTTCGCGTCACGCAAAATCTCCACTCAGTGCTATTGCGTCTAAGAAACCACAGTGTGGTACGGCTGTTATGGATTGATGCGATCTGTATCAACCAGAAAGATGACCGGGAGAAATCCCACCAAATCCAGTTGATGCGAAAAATCTATGGTGAAGCTTGGCGAGTCATAGTTTGGCTTGGAGAGGAGGCGGATCAAAGCAGTGAGGCACTTGAAGCCATACGTAAAGCTGCGGAAGATGCTTCTGTAGACGATTTACCTAAAAGCTACTCCCGTGACAGTCCAGACAGAGAAAAGCATCTTCCTTCCTCCCTGGCGCTGGTGCAACGCCCATGGTTTCAACGAATCTGG GTGCTCCAGGAGGTGGCTCTGGCCCGGGACATTATAGTTATGTGTGGTCCTGTGGAGATGAACGGTTACGCATTCATCTCGGGCTTGCAGAGCTTAGAGGTCCTTCGCACAGCTCACCCGAAGCTACAAGGCTTGGTGCAATCAGCGTATTATCTCATCAAAGATGCAGTTTTCCGCCCTAGTTATCGATTTAACACACGTGGCACACTATCCATAGGTGAGCTGATTGACATGTACCATACACGTCATGCCTCCTGTCTGCATGATAAAGTATACGCATTGCTCGGCATGTGTTCCGACGATCCCAACACGGACGCTCTGAGACCAAATTATCAGCTCCCGTGGAATAAGGTCTTTGAGCGTGTGATCAAGCATATAATCTCGCCAGATATTTCCGTCAAGACGTGGCCTGACCGAGAGGCAGCAATTATCAGAGGCAGGGGCTATATGCTAGGGATAATCAAATCTGTCGCAATGCCTGGCTCACGATATGACAGACAAGAGGTTAAAGTTTTATTCCGCGATACAGTCGAGGCATTGTATCTATACATGACTTCGGGTGTACAATGGCTTCTCCAAACCCCGGCGGAGCCAATTCGCGCGGGTGACATTGTCTGCCTCCTCCAGGGAGCTTCGGCTCCAACTATTGTGAGGATATCGGATAGTGGACTAAGAATTGTTATGAGCAGCGTGGTTCCACGGCATAAAGCTATCCATGATACGAGTGGATGGGTTCCAGAAGGGCTTCCTTCGGAAGCTAGCGTTCTTCACGACCTCGTTCTCCAATGGGATTGGGCCCCTACACTGGATGGCCTGCAAGAAAAGGATCGAGCAACAGTTTCACGGGAGCGACACAACTCACAAACCTCGATTTGGAAATCTCACCATGAGGATGGTCTACACAATCCCTTTGTCTTGCATGATATTCTTACGATAGCGATTCCGTCTAGATATAATGTGCAGACTTCAGATGTATGCGGCATTGGCGGAGCACCGGATGGCGCTTCAGCGATGAAAgctcttctggatcaagCGGGTTATATTCTACCTATCACGGAAGACATAGTTAGGAGAGCAGCAGACCATCAGGACCTAGGTACTGAATTATTGAAGATCCTTTTTGAGCATAAGGGGAACGCTCTCCCTGTTACAGAACAAGTCGTTAGGGCTGCGGCAGGGAATCCTGAGGGGTATTTTGTGATGACGCTTCTTTTCAAACAAAAAGGGGATAGTCTTCCCATCACAGAGGAGGTTGTTAAGGCTGCAGTAGGTAACACTGGATATGGAGGTAGCATATGGGAGATCATATTCAAGGAGAAAGGGGATGCTCTGGTAATCACCGAAAGCATCGTTGAAGCTGCAGCGGGTAATCGGAAAGAGGGGGCATCAATTATGCGGTATCTATTtaagctgaagaagagtcTGCCAATCACAGAGGCAGTACTCATAGCAGCAGCCACGAATCCCGGCCCAGATGCAGCAAGCTCGATTTTGAGAATTATATTGGAGAATAGTGGGGGGAAGCTACCTCTTACAGAAGGTGTTATCAAAGCAGTGGCTGCAAATTCGTCTCGGATAAGAGCTTCAATACTGCTGCAACTCATGACTCAAAAGGGGGATGAGCAACAACACCGAGCTCTTGATTTATCTACTATGCAGCGCCTATTTCAGAATCTGACGGAGAGTATATAG
- a CDS encoding putative DEAD box helicase Mph1: protein MTGSDDSSVDYFREGFDDITDDEFPDATRNAVGSSPRPAKRRRRDGTASDVRRRPSENRESQRYSDGGSPQTGSDSFVVDDDEGNYDELQSPSQDSYFEDAEAPSKYKVFIPKRSNIQENIFVTQLTQPPSPPEMIRGPRWKKPEPSIARASTIPTQTIGEGRAAPNAPAASVDDYDDEDLNAAIAASLESFENEQSRPPPSNTKAPTHQPITRSPTVQNEGATDTSFLLEDIPDDAFDSDISLSPPTRAQQQPATRQFGQSSNRPLGVRQTSLFDMTSRNQTDQPPIGEQVWSPPQKDEPPTQHKLDHDALSTWVYPTNLGKTRDYQFNIAQKGLFNNLLVALPTGLGKTFIAATIMLNWFRWTESAQIIFVAPTKPLVAQQISACFGIAGIPRSQTTMLTGEAAPGIRAEEWQNKRVFFMTPQTLINDLKSGIADPKRIVLLVVDEAHRATGGYAYVEVVKFLRRYNQSFRVLALTATPGSTVESVQAVIDGLDIARVEIRTEQSLDIREYVHSRNTEVQTFKNSEEMVLCMDLLSKTLQPLVDQLRTLNAYWGRDPMMLTAFGLTKSRQQWMASDAGRNAHFGLKGKVNAIFTVLASLAHAIDLLKYHGITPFYRHLLHFQSNTEGQKGGKYQRQVVQDESFKKLINHLQPWTKNPEFIGHPKLEYLKSVVLNHFMDAGEGSNGEASDSQSSTRIMIFVHFRDSAEEVTRVLKRYEPMIRPHVFVGQSSAKGSEGMGQKTQLDIVQKFKKGTYNTIVATSIGEEGLDIGEVDLIVCYDSSASPIRMLQRMGRTGRKRAGNIVLLLMEGKEEESYIKAKDNYEKMQQMIASGSRFTFHDDISPRILPAGIRPVADKRHIDIPDENAEQSLPEPKRRGRAPKRPPKKFHMPDNVETGFTKASSLTAGPKSKAEKSRKPRTPTPEPVEIPALEEVVLTSAQQRELEQHYRNIGAASPQFIRNPRNDAFPRLQLVARPTKVVKHGSLTRRMIGTLQKMNNVGPDCGDRFKKILALESARQGDSVIPNRSPRHERRRRLSKTKPRYNHLSTSVDKETLSTEDSQLVTPEHLLSSVVKGQKQQPFYSSQRSKDDDSDDNFDPPDLATLLTRSAERNNALKTSRFVVSDDSDD, encoded by the coding sequence ATGACTGGCTCGGATGATAGCTCGGTCGATTATTTCCGTGAGGGGTTTGATGATATAACAGATGATGAGTTCCCCGATGCTACGAGAAACGCCGTCGGGTCCTCCCCGCGGCCAGCCAAGCGTCGCCGCCGGGATGGTACCGCGTCTGATGTGAGACGACGGCCATCCGAGAATAGAGAATCGCAACGATACAGCGATGGCGGTAGCCCGCAGACTGGCTCTGATTCATTTGTAGTTGACGACGATGAGGGCAATTACGATGAGCTGCAGTCGCCCAGCCAAGACTCGTACTTCGAAGACGCGGAGGCCCCGTCGAAGTACAAAGTGTTCATTCCCAAGCGCAGCAATATTCAGGAGAATATATTTGTCACCCAATTGACCCAGCCGCCGTCACCACCTGAGATGATTCGTGGACCCCGCTGGAAAAAGCCAGAGCCCAGTATCGCGAGAGCCAGCACCATACCAACACAGACGATCggggaaggaagagcagcaCCGAACGCGCCTGCTGCAAGTGTCGACGATTACGACGATGAGGACCTGAATGCTGCTATTGCAGCGTCGCTAGAATCCTTTGAGAACGAGCAATCCCGGCCTCCCCCTTCAAACACAAAAGCCCCGACACATCAACCGATCACACGCTCCCCTACAGTACAAAATGAGGGCGCAACAGATACATCATTCCTTCTCGAAGATATACCCGACGATGCGTTCGATTCGGATATATCATTGTCTCCGCCAACTAGAGCTCAACAGCAACCCGCGACCAGACAATTCGGGCAGTCCTCAAACCGCCCACTCGGTGTCCGTCAAACCTCCTTGTTCGACATGACATCCCGAAACCAAACAGACCAACCGCCTATTGGAGAGCAGGTATGGTCTCCACCACAAAAGGATGAGCCCCCGACGCAGCATAAGCTAGATCACGACGCTCTTAGTACCTGGGTCTACCCAACGAACCTTGGGAAAACGAGAGACTATCAATTCAATATCGCTCAAAAAGGGTTATTTAACAACCTGCTTGTAGCACTCCCCACGGGTCTAGGAAAGACTTTTATCGCTGCGACAATTATGCTCAACTGGTTTCGATGGACCGAAAGTGCCCAAATTATTTTCGTAGCACCCACAAAACCTCTTGTGGCTCAGCAAATCTCCGCCTGTTTTGGTATAGCAGGAATTCCACGGTCCCAGACAACCATGCTCACCGGCGAGGCTGCACCGGGTATTCGAGCAGAAGAATGGCAAAATAAGCGGGTGTTTTTTATGACCCCACAAACTCTGATCAATGATCTCAAGTCCGGCATAGCAGACCCAAAACGGATTGTCCtgcttgttgttgatgaagcACATCGCGCTACAGGTGGCTATGCGTACGTGGAAGTTGTGAAGTTCCTTCGCCGATATAACCAGAGCTTCCGTGTCCTGGCTCTGACGGCGACTCCAGGCTCCACGGTGGAGTCTGTTCAGGCCGTCATCGATGGACTTGATATTGCCAGGGTCGAAATACGCACGGAACAATCTCTCGATATCCGGGAGTACGTTCATTCGAGGAACACCGAAGTCCAGACGTTCAAGAACTCTGAGGAGATGGTACTCTGTATGGACCTTCTATCTAAAACGTTACAACCGCTTGTCGACCAGCTCCGCACCCTCAACGCGTATTGGGGAAGAGACCCAATGATGCTCACTGCATTTGGGCTCACTAAGTCTAGACAACAGTGGATGGCTTCGGATGCCGGTCGAAACGCACACTTTGGACTCAAGGGCAAGGTCAACGCAATATTCACCGTTCTCGCCAGCTTGGCACATGCTATCGATCTTCTCAAGTATCACGGAATTACGCCCTTCTATCGTCACCTCTTGCACTTCCAGTCCAACACAGAGGGCCAGAAAGGTGGCAAATACCAACGACAAGTTGTTCAGGATGAGAGCTTTAAAAAGCTTATAAATCATCTTCAGCCGTGGACCAAGAATCCGGAGTTTATCGGGCATCCAAAGTTGGAATATCTGAAATCGGTTGTTCTGAATCATTTTATGGATGCTGGTGAAGGGTCCAATGGAGAAGCAAGTGACAGCCAGTCATCCACGAGAATTATGATTTTTGTACACTTCCGGGACAGTGCCGAAGAAGTGACGAGGGTGCTGAAAAGATATGAGCCCATGATCCGGCCTCACGTTTTCGTTGGGCAATCCAGCGCGAAGGGGTCTGAGGGCATGGGCCAAAAGACCCAACTTGATATAGTGCAAAAGTTCAAAAAGGGCACGTACAATACAATTGTCGCAACCTCCATTGGCGAGGAAGGTTTAGATATCGGAGAAGTCGACCTCATCGTATGTTATGACTCTTCTGCATCGCCTATTCGGATGCTTCAGCGGATGGGACGTACGGGACGAAAGAGAGCTGGAAACATCGTCCTCCTCCTTATGGAGggcaaggaggaagagtcgTACATCAAAGCCAAGGACAACTATGAGAAGATGCAACAAATGATTGCTAGTGGATCCCGCTTTACCTTTCACGATGATATCTCCCCCCGTATTCTGCCTGCGGGGATACGGCCGGTAGCGGATAAGCGCCATATTGATATCCCAGACGAAAATGCGGAACAGAGCTTACCAGAGCCAAAAAGACGAGGACGAGCTCCTAAAAGGCCACCGAAGAAGTTCCACATGCCTGACAATGTCGAAACCGGCTTCACTAAGGCTTCATCCCTAACAGCGGGACCCAAATCAAAAGCTGAGAAGAGTAGGAAGCCTCGGACGCCGACCCCGGAGCCGGTGGAGATACCGGCTCTTGAAGAAGTTGTACTGACCTCGGCACAGCAAAGAGAGCTGGAGCAACACTATCGCAATATTGGGGCCGCTAGCCCACAATTCATCCGCAACCCTCGCAATGATGCATTTCCTCGCCTCCAGCTCGTCGCAAGACCTACCAAGGTCGTGAAACACGGATCTTTGACACGTCGTATGATTGGAACATTGCAAAAGATGAATAACGTTGGTCCGGATTGTGGAGACCGCTTTAAGAAGATTCTTGCCCTGGAATCAGCTAGGCAGGGCGACTCGGTGATCCCTAATCGGTCGCCTCGTCATGAGCGTCGTAGAAGACTATCAAAAACTAAACCCCGTTATAACCATTTATCCACATCGGTAGATAAGGAGACATTGTCTACTGAGGACTCTCAACTGGTGACCCCGGAACATCTATTGTCTTCTGTTGTGAAGGGCCAGAAACAGCAGCCGTTTTATTCGTCCCAAAGGAGCAAGGATGATGACTCGGACGATAACTTCGATCCCCCTGACCTCGCTACCCTTCTTACTCGAAGCGCTGAGCGCAATAATGCACTTAAAACAAGTCGATTCGTTGTCAGTGATGACAGCGACGACTAA